A portion of the Epinephelus moara isolate mb chromosome 4, YSFRI_EMoa_1.0, whole genome shotgun sequence genome contains these proteins:
- the LOC126388867 gene encoding small integral membrane protein 32-like, with product MLRQILLNSTDTPDFDLVLMAQSSTHAPSSLNASHGGSVSVAALLRPTTGRGGGGLREGELHKPDLITYIVMCLLLFLLVLLIVFFINCQLRNSFFASMPYDRSLREARTSYK from the coding sequence ATGCTGAGACAGATCCTCCTCAACTCCACCGACACCCCAGACTTCGACCTGGTGCTCATGGCCCAGTCCTCCACGCACGCCCCCTCCTCCCTGAACGCCTCCCACGGCGGTTCGGTGAGCGTGGCCGCTCTCCTGAGACCCACCACGGGGCGAGGGGGAGGAGGGCTCCGGGAGGGCGAGCTCCACAAACCGGACCTGATCACCTACATAGTCATGTGCCTACTGCTCTTCTTATTGGTGCTGCTCATTGTGTTCTTCATCAACTGCCAGCTCCGGAACTCTTTCTTCGCCTCCATGCCATATGACAGGTCGCTGAGAGAGGCCCGGACCTCCTACAAGTAG